AtcgttggcttcatcttaatatatattttcaaaatattaatattttataagtttttataatatgtaattaaagatattggtggtcaaagttgtgcattggaaaaCTGTTCAGTCAAAATATTGCGAGTATaccgagacggagggagtattcacACCATGGGCCGTAAGTCGATCGTTCCCAATTTTAGGTATCTATTTTTTCACATTTCTAGTCAATTTTCTTCTTTGTCTTATCTAATGCTTTATTCATTTTGGGGTTTTATGTTCTATTTTGATGATACatgtttttggaaaaaaactgACTTTTGTGAGAAATATGTAAAACGTAATCATCATTAACGTTAATTATGTAAGTGGAGCGCTAAAAGCCGCCCCacattactcaaaaccgccccaCTATTTTACTTTAATATCCTTATATAATGAAACTTTTCTCCCAAATTTTACCCCATCTATTTTGAAGAGAGAAAGTATCTTCATCCAAACCACCACCATAcacccataaaaaaaaaattatttaaaccaagcaattttatttgtcaataagtacattaatcaataaattaaaaaaatactaatttaattttgattccacaaacttatgcattttaagtttACATCATGGtagagacttatgcattttaagctcacaccatggcATAGACTTATGTATTTTAAGCTTACACCATGgcatagacttatgcattttaagctcctgccatggtacgagcttaaaattcataagtttgtaccatggtacaagcttaagatGCATAAGTCTCTTAATCTTTTCTCCGAAAcaaattacatcaaattcaacaacaaatcaaaacattaaatagtatagacttatgagttttgagCTCCGACCATGGTATACACTTATAAAGTTTAAActccttccatggtacgagctagaaatgcataagtttctgaATATTTTTTTCCGAAAAAAAGTCCTCTTGTGAATTTGATGTTCCACCGGTAGTCTCGGCCATGTAAAAATTATTTCACATTATGTTTAGGGTGGGcggtaaaaaggaaaaaggtAAAGGATAATGATAAATGCTAAAATAAGGGGGTAAATAAAGGGGGTATATGCAGGGCCGGTTCTGGGGGTGTGCGGGGTGAGCGACGGAACAGGGCCCCCaaatttaaatttcaaataTAGTGTAATTAGCTTCCTATAATATACAAAACACTGAAAATGGAGTATTGGTTAAGGTGTTGAGCAAATATGGCCACAACTAGGGTTCGAATCCCCTAAGTAATAAATTCTGTTTTGATTTTCCCAAATATGACAGCTGGTTTGACTGACTCCTTTCATTTCTAATATGAAGATTCCTAAATGTTTTTTATACGGGAACGTTAATACTCCGTTTCGTATGAGGATCCTATGTACGGCGCTAGCTAGTAACAATGTTCTTcgactactttttttttttggctttttcacattaaattatttttaagaATCCCATGTACAATGGAATACGAAAACCACCAATACATTCATGATTCATCCATTCTTCCTTATTTCTCATCCAAATATCGAAAAATCTTTCATATTCAAATTGCTTATCTAATCTCGTTTTCAGCGACTAAATTTTTAATGTTACCATGATATGTTGATAATATTATAgagtgtttctctctctaatttcattgtattttcaatttaattttgccaaaaatttaataaaattatgcaAATTTTCATTAGCTTTTGCccatatttttcttaatttacttgttgaaattttcattagtgtttttcttttttatgtttatcATTTCCACAAATTTTATTAATCGAgtgatattttttgtttaataaAAACTGAATATTCGATTAAAGTGATAAATACAGGGCCCTATTTTGGGAAATTGCACGGGGCCCCATTGTCATGTTGTAATCGTAGCCCCGGCACTGGGTATATGGGTAAAATATtagggcggttttgagtaatatgaggcggtaaatagtaagcccctTATGTAATTAAATTCCATATTGGAGAATACTCCTACACATACAAAGTGAAGGTTATTATCTAACAAGGCAGGCTATTAGTTATATTATTACAGGTCTCAAGGTGATTTGTGATTTTGTTGTAGTGTTCACCCTTTGATTTTTCAAAATTCCATTCCTTTGATTATACTGCTATTATTGTTTAGACATCCATTTACAATTATACTTGTTGTCTTGATTGATTCAAGGTTTGTGATGGAACTTGTCTATTGGTGTACAAAGTATTGATGAACTGATGATTATAAGGTGATTGTCATTTTTGAACCCAATTAAATTGTTTTTAAGAGGTTTGTTTGTTAATGTTTATTTTGTTAGAGATAATACTTGGAAGAGAGTTATGAGTTCTTCATATATCTATGGGAGGGCGTCAAAATCGCAGCCAggcatgtattatgaaatacatgccatgggcttgtttgtaatttcccagccattttgaaattgttgaatagTCAACCCCGTTTGCCAACTTGGATCCCGTTACTGCCAATTTTGTAATATGAAtaccattttaaaatatttagcaccatttttgtgatattaataccactttataaaatttagtacaaaacgagtaccatttaaggaaaatgaatttcatttagaaaaagtttagtaccatttttgtaatacctATACCATTTTTCTAATGAATTGCCAACTCAGCAATGCCAAGTCAGCACCCCGTTTTACAAGTGTACAATACCGTTTTACATTTCCCCCCAAAAATATTTACCATTTAGATTTACCTTTTTATTTGGAGTTGGCatgtttttgcaaatacatgCCTGGCATGTATTTGGACTTCCTCATATCTATGGCTCTATAATTTGTTAGCGGAATCTGTTGATGGGTAaacttatacttcctccatttttttaatactcgcaacgtttgttagtttcacgcatgcaatgcacaactttgatcatttataacttaaattatctttatgcaaaaattataaaaagttgatattttgaaaatacacattgagacgaatctaacaagatcccacatgactatgttttatcttatataaaaaacactacgaatagtcaaactagattatatgaatagtggcaaaagtccaaacgttgcaagtattaaaaaacggaggaaatatATTACAGTGCTAGAGTCCAAGTAACATAGCCTAGAATACCTTTGGATTCAGCAGCATTTGATTTTGGGAAAGAGAGGTTCACAAAGTGCCCTAGTGGGACTTTTTTGGTTTACTCATGGCTTCTGCAAAATTCTTTGGTTGATTTCGTTAGTATATTTTTCATGGCTATGTACATGAGTACATCTCTTCTAACCTAACCCTAATCCATCAAAACCCACCTCAGCCGTTAACCGTTAAAAGCTATATGTTACTGCGAGTTTTGCCGAACATGACCTATATTAATGTCAAGTTGTAAATCTAATACTCCAATCGTTTCAGATTATGTCACAGTttaactttttgcactattcatataCAACTTTCACTAATTTTTTACTAACCTGATAAAAACAAAATTTATTATGTTATACTAATACAGATATTAAGATATACTTTTATAattacttttttaaaaaaaataaattttcgaaATATTATTTTCTTATGTTAATGTTCAAACTAGTGTTAATAGTGTACTGGTAGTCTGGTGTGTGCAAAGATTAACTTTGTCAATTGTCAATTTGTCATTATGAatcatacggagtactccgtataaagcATGGATACCACATTTGACCGTTGTACTCCGTATAGGCCACCGGGCATGTATAATTGTATTGTACAACACTCGTACATTATGGGTATAGGAAGGGTCTTTtttagggatgtcagtggggcgggtttcgtgggagacccgccccgcatccgccccaagtaggcggggatggaggtaggtttggcgggtgatggggcggggatgggtataaaattcgtacccgccatgggtgatggtgCGGGTGTgaattttgtgttgaacccgccccatccccgaccgccccgccccatccccactcaccccgccccatccccactcgccccgctttATACCCGCCGTGGGTGATGGGGtgagtttggatttatttgcatctttaggtgataatataaatttaggtgagatttttatgttttttgtttggattttttttgttatgacgagtatttttttcgattatataggttactttagtcataaggtatttttttctatagttaactttaattactccgtacatatggcaaatgtttgctaaataagaaaaattaggcgggtatTAGCGTGGGTATGAAGCGGGATAAGACGGagatggatacccagttgggtggcggggcggggatggattttagcttacacccgttggggcggggatggggatgaattttgtacccgccatgggtgatgggggatagagatgaaaattttaggtggggataggggatggagggacctacatccgcatccgccccgtcCCACTGACATCCCTTTTTTGTCCAATTTTCTTAACCCACCCAAGTTGGTAGGGTCGGGCGGAGTCGCTCGTAATTGAAATATGACCGAATCGAAGTGAAATTCCTTTTTGCAACTCACTTTAATTACCAGAAGTGTaaaacttctatttttatttccttTCTTTTACTCATCTCATTCTCAACTCACTTGAATCAGTGAAGTGGTTGTTAAAGCTTGAATTGTACTTGAAAATGTCTGCAATAAAGATGGTACAAGAAGAACAATCGAAGATGCTTCCAGAAGAGATGATAGTTGAGGTTTTCTTAAGGCTTCCTGCTAAATCCGTTGGCCGATTTCGTTGCGTCTCAAATCGATGGAATTATCTTCTAACCGAACCCCAATTCATCAAATCTCACTTAAATCGAATTAAACAACACCCAACAACAGAGGAACCAATCTTCTTTTTTTCCCCTGATTCTGGCATTTTCTATTCTACCCAGTTGAACAATGCCCACAACCTGTTCGACGAAATGACTTGTTTTGCTACAAGACTCACTCTTGATGATCATCGCTTTCATTCATCACCTCGTCCAGATGGTTCTTGTGATGGTTTGATCTTAATGAGGAATGATCATCTAAATAAGTGTTTTCTGATTAATCCAACAACAAGGGAGATTAAGGAATTGCCGAGTTTGTCTTATGCTCCTGAACCTGATGTTAGTTGCAACACGTATGGACTTGGACATGATTCAGTTAGTGATGATTATAAGGTTGTTATGATTTCTATGTGTGTTGATGTTTATTCTGTTAGAAATGGTACTTGGAAGAGAGTTGACAATTCTCCGTATGATCATACTATCGGTGATTGTGATCCTGGAGCTTTTGTTGATGGGAGTATCCATTGGATAGCTAGTAAGGCTTCGGATGACTCGTATGTTGACTCAGATGTTATTGCAACATTTGATTTAGGGGAAGAGAAGTTTCGCGAACTGCCATTTCCGAGTTTGGTTGACAGTGAGAAGAAATGTACATGTATTGATTGTTTTtatgatgaggaggaagagcaCTTAGCGTTTGTTACACTGGTGGCGCTTGAAGGGTATCTTTGCGGGTTCCCTGATATCATGGATAAATGTCAGTCACCTGCTGCTTGGATGATGAAAAAATATGGTTTCCAAGAATCTTGGACTAAAATGTTTCTCATTAGTATCTCTGATCCAATGTATAGGCCTATATGTTTGTTTGGGAAGAAGCAAATTGTGTTGGCGATGCGTGAGGAAAATACTAATGACAAATTGACAATCTACAATTCAGAAGATAAAACTTTAAAGGGTATTGTAGTTGATGGCATTCCGGGTAAATTCGTGGTAGGTGGGAGCTTCATCAAGACCCTTGTCTCGCCTCATTGCAAAAAAGGAGTTGTGTGACAAGTTACGCTGTAGTTACTAACTTGCTTTTGTttttttgcaaagtttcttgaAGACAGGTTGCTGGTATTCTCTCATCAGAAACTTGTAGTAATGTTTTGGAATTTCCTTGCatgctttattgtttgtttgGTTTAATGTAGAACCTTGGCATGAGATTGTGATACTGCTCAAGTGCTG
This sequence is a window from Spinacia oleracea cultivar Varoflay chromosome 1, BTI_SOV_V1, whole genome shotgun sequence. Protein-coding genes within it:
- the LOC110800206 gene encoding F-box/kelch-repeat protein At3g06240-like, with product MVQEEQSKMLPEEMIVEVFLRLPAKSVGRFRCVSNRWNYLLTEPQFIKSHLNRIKQHPTTEEPIFFFSPDSGIFYSTQLNNAHNLFDEMTCFATRLTLDDHRFHSSPRPDGSCDGLILMRNDHLNKCFLINPTTREIKELPSLSYAPEPDVSCNTYGLGHDSVSDDYKVVMISMCVDVYSVRNGTWKRVDNSPYDHTIGDCDPGAFVDGSIHWIASKASDDSYVDSDVIATFDLGEEKFRELPFPSLVDSEKKCTCIDCFYDEEEEHLAFVTLVALEGYLCGFPDIMDKCQSPAAWMMKKYGFQESWTKMFLISISDPMYRPICLFGKKQIVLAMREENTNDKLTIYNSEDKTLKGIVVDGIPGKFVVGGSFIKTLVSPHCKKGVV